TCATAACCAAGTGAAAAGCGCGATTGTTTAACTTTACCGGATTCTTCTATATTTAGTTCGATGCGTCTATCAGATATTATATTGgaatcattttcaaattttctacaCAGTTTAGTGGaattcatattatttaaatacctCGCTCTTAATCGAAGTGTTATATTAACTCGAATTAGATAATATGTAAGCAAAACAATTGGTATCAAGCTATCTGCTAATAAAGATACAAGCGAATTTATTAAATAAGGTATTTTTGAAGTCGATGCTAAAGTACAGCGACTGTTTACGACGTGATAATGCAgtaatatatcaatttttaacgCAATACAAACTACccatataacaaaaacaattaagttTATTACAGTTAAAGAAAATCTTCGAGAAAACGGCCGACATATTGCTCTGTATCTTTCATATCCCATTAGGCAAAGAATCAAAGCGCTTACGTTAACAGTCAATGGACCAATAAATGTGATTGTTTTACACAATCCGGTACCAAGTCGCCACTCGTTGTTATTATGAAGCAAGTATAGAAATTGCATTGGCGTGACAACAGCATATATAGCATCAGCAATGGCAAGATGTACAACTAACCAACGAAAATTAGGCGCGTtcttcattttaaaagaaaagaaaaatatgacaaaaatgtTGCCAATTAGTCCAAACACCAAGATAAACgagtaaaaaatactttttaaaattaattgccATATCATTCTCTGCTTGTcgattttattgtaatttcatatgctaaaatattattaatactttttaaatattttttaagttaaaaattatatcaatgtaaataatattttttcaaacgacaataaataaaaatgttcaaaaaaaaacactttatattacaattatatttctgtttttgaaattttattaaataattgttgcacatgaaaattttatacttcaaattttcaaaaacaataacttttctCAAGTTCATCATCTTGAAACATTGAATTGAATCATAGAAAAACCTTGCAATTTTAGAGGTATCATTTAACTAACAACACTGTGGCTTACTAGAATATTTTTACATTCAGCTCTCTGAatacattttgttaaatatatagatGGTTCCTACATTAGAAAattgtatcaaataaaacataatgcaaagtaaataataatgtaaacaCACATATTAGAAATACAGTGCTACTAGTGCTTTGAATAATTTTTccataaacatattatattgttaatCTAAAACTTATATCTTGAGCGTCatttagtcttttttaaaattaaaaataagtttatacatataaaaagtttgttaataaagCAACCTGCGTATATTTCTGTCTGCATGCgtaattttttcattcttatGAATTAGTTACTATTCAatgttaagtttattaaaaatataaattcttatatgactattttatagttaaataggtattattaataacaactacATAGTTAATAAAGTAATGCCTAGTTAGAGTCATACATTGTAAGATTAACGAACAAGATTTTGTTGTTTGAAGTATATTAACTAAAGatcatttcaaaatatatttttctttaatatttacacattttttttaaatgtttttttaaaactcaaaaataattttttttaattttccgaTAAGCTTAGTGTCATGTACAtctcttttaatataaaataattaatttaatttatacgtaatttatttcaaacttttttttacgagatttgatttttaaaattttttcttcttcataagacaagtgtaattaaaaataagtattatttaattgataatCACGAGACAATACGTATTATATAcgtataaaattctttttgtgcATGATGGTAATTTAAACCGCTTTGAAGATAATTTTTAACAGAGTAAAAAAAGCCATTATAAAGAGACAttgcaaacttatttaattgtcTCTGGCATGTCTCTATACGCAAACCAAAATAATacgtttataaaatttcttgtaAGATAGACGATAATGTCTCTAACAAATATGATGTGTCCGTCCATTGACAAACTTTTTGCCCGTGATTTGATGTGTTTGGCTAGAAATAAATTGAACTTtgaaagaggctcaaaaattcCCATGTAATATTCCGTACCAACGGAGTTTAcaacttttttgctttaagGGTGACAAATACCAGGGTCACTCAAAAACCAGGGTCTACTTTTTGGTTGCATTCtctgcaaaataaacttttttttaaatgaaattttttcagataCTTTATGTTCGAGGGTATTTTGtgtgaaaaatactttttgaacaGAATGCAGtcaaaagttaaattgttttttttattttctgttaaatGTTATCTTTGTCTTGTAGCTTCAAAAAGTTCCAGCTGAATGAATATTTCTGTTTAAATGAATCCAAGGTCTACAAATTCTCTTATCAGTAGAATCAATAAactattttcttcaaaaataaaattattctgtTTCTATCAACATAACAGAAACAGATTTTCCTccatttacaaattaaaatctCGCTCATTGCAGGCTCATTTTAAAACAacacatttttgtttaatattttctataatcatttatttttattattttattgaagcTCTAAAAGGTTTTAccaatttaatcaaatttttagacaaaattGATAATAGTCtcaataaattattgaaatcattaaaaattgagattattttaaatagcGCATAAAATAACCGatatatcaatataattgttgtttataatataaatattttatacataaatattattttacaagcaAAAGCTTAATCCTCCATTTTTCATCAATTGACTGGCAAATAGGTCAAACATGCAAGGAGTGTATATTTATTGACTGACAAGTTGGTAGAACATACAAAGAGTGTaaatacatcaactgacaaataggtagaatAGGCAAGAAATGCcgaatttttatcatttgttttaattttctatcaactttaaaaaagttaaaaatcatctatcaactttaaaaagtatttaaaaataatatttttgtgggTAACTTATTCCTTACGGGATTTTTTCTCCGGGGGTATTTTTTTGAGGGAATTATTTCCAGGAGGATTTTTTCCTAGAACCCAACCAGTAACCCGTTTGttaaagaaagtttattttttaaataaaaatttgcttacCTTAATTAAGATCATAAtctatagataaattttaaaatttatcaaaatatatcttGGGGATCAAATTATACGAGCGTATAAAGTTTAGGACCTCCTCAACTTCTGCAAAaagtggtttaaaaaatttaaagtaaaaaagtagacatgtaatgcattattaaaattttaagtttttgcgcaacttaaaattcctgaaaactaaaacataaaaatctaGTTAATAgagttttgctatttttattggtAAAGAGAACAATCGTGAgagaaaaaatataagtaaaaatgtaacaaaaattgataataaataaatcgaCTGACAACGCACAAGTATTTGGAAAAATATTCCTATATTAACGTAGGATGGGAGGGATGGGGAGGGTGGGGTAAGATgacgaatggggcaagatgatGACCTACCATTATCTTCAAAATTCAACTAAATATGAAAGCTGACTGTAGCTGAGAGCGATATAGATTATATCTACtagatttatttatgttttctttataaatattattttcggGATGAAAGATAAGTATTAAATAAGGTTTTTCcgatattaggaaaaaaaaaaaaattctcttgcatttgattttttttcatcattacaTCACCAGCTAAAGGTAAGCGAGAATTTTTCGTTTAGTTTGTTTAATTTGGAAGCCAAACGAGTAGTATTAAGCTAcgataacttttttatgtatagTTCTGAATCACCTTTGAATATTGTGTAGTCTATGGGTAAGATGAACGGGGTAAGATGACTCGTTTGTCGTTTTTCCGAAGTACATGTTTTACTATAAACTGTATGAACACTGCCTCTTGTTTTGTTTAACTTAAATCTTGTTGCCTAGTTGTGTTTAACTTATAACAATAAACacaactattataaaataacttagaataataattaaagttactttaaagttatttaaatttacccATAACTCTGTTTGGATGACGCAGGAAATTTTTGTAGATTATTTAAAGCACTATGCTTATCACGCAAAACCAACTATTGCTGATCCTGTTCCGTTAATTGTGGATAACCATAACTCACACATAAGTTTTTCAGCCATTGAATACAGCAGAAAATATTCAATAGTAATGCTAACATTGCCACCACATGCCACCCATATGATGCAACCTCTGGATGTTACCATCTTTTCACCATTCAAAACTTACTACAGTCAAGCTTGTGATAACTGGATGGTAAATAACCCAAGTAGACCACCTGAAGCACAGATTCCTGCACTTGTAAGACATGCATATGACTGATCAGCAACAACTGGCATTGCAAGAAAAAGATTTGAAGAAACTGGAATCTAGCCCTTCAATCCGCAGATCTTTTCTTTAACTGACTTTGCAACATCATTGACCAGTGATAGCCCAATACCAAAAATCAGattaaatcaaataatcaaTCAGGAATAAGtatgtaaactttatattatttagacagttcagtttattatttgtttctgaaaactaaaagttaaaaaatgtttgtctttgttttttttttatcttcaaatcTTTATCtgacaatttataatttaaataagctAATAACTTCAGCTTATCTTTGATATTGGACAGTTATGCTAAATAATAGAAtatgaaataacataaaattaacctaaataattttatgatgatttttatgacatatgttatataattttttctgtaaTGTTTTGTTCCAGTAGTTGAAAATCGCCAGCAACAGTCAACATCAAAGGTGAAACTTAATGCAGTTACATCAGCATTGACCATATCATTTAACAACAACAGCTCTTTATCATTGTCAACTGTTAACACTGAACCAAAATGCATTCAGTCGAATGCAGATGCAAATGTTGATAGAACCCAAATAGAGTTAAACGATGTGCCAAAAACTGTATCACCTGAGAACATTCGACTTTATCCTATTGCTTGTAGGGTTACAAATAGTGCTTGCCGTAAACGAAAATTTAAGCGAGCAGAAGTGGCAACAAGTTCCCCCTTTTAAAGCTGCACTTCAACTAGCTGCActcgaaaaaaaagaaaaattgatgaatcaaaaaataaagaaagctGTTAGAGAAAAGAAGAGCCAGTTCAAAAAAACAGCTGTAACTAACGATTGGAAGAAAAATGACAAAGCCAAAAAAAgagcgaaaaaaaaaatctaaaattc
This portion of the Hydra vulgaris chromosome 13, alternate assembly HydraT2T_AEP genome encodes:
- the LOC105844778 gene encoding nematocin receptor 2 isoform X3, yielding MKNAPNFRWLVVHLAIADAIYAVVTPMQFLYLLHNNNEWRLGTGLCKTITFIGPLTVNVSALILCLMGYERYRAICRPFSRRFSLTVINLIVFVIWVVCIALKIDILLHYHVVNSRCTLASTSKIPYLINSLVSLLADSLIPIVLLTYYLIRVNITLRLRARYLNNMNSTKLCRKFENDSNIISDRRIELNIEESGKVKQSRFSLGYETDTNFNTRFKLKRASMACKDRSNSDGLTCNNYPWTPVNKCNLSQIEIFGSLSSTGRKQGSIFTLISAISRKRTSLHELAKIRIKNSRDRSIVKVFLLTVIIFFVSSIPYNVFYFVVILLYTTYFTNVDIEKYSSSLESANSWLGLLVLSGCIMNVFIYSGKFPEFRQQMNIMLNLNHFNKASFVNDSRNV